In Phycisphaerales bacterium, the following proteins share a genomic window:
- a CDS encoding PAS domain-containing protein, whose protein sequence is MPHLFPAPATLNTAQIGATLVVTDAGADSLLVACIALAALAIVLAGLLMARARRERRDLERLQWGAERFARGKLDRRISTIGSEAVARVAEAMNHMASQLDERFQAVVRQRNELEAVLSSMVEGVIAVDAEERVMTMNRAASKLLGIEPASAIDRSIQAVVRSSALHRLVSEALTAAGPVEGEVIVRRAEGAGEAREAERILLVTATVLHGAAEGRIGALLVLNDVTQLRRLETVRRDFVANVSHEMRTPITAVKGAVETLLDHSEHSPEDVQRLLEIIRRHADRMFAILEDLLTLARLDQQEGRAALEVEPGAVSSLINSAVEACQMLADARQTKIHTECEPELRVRMNRQLLEQALVNLIENAIKYSPPGSEVHVVGAAVDGGVAISVVDRGEGIEPQHLSRIFERFYRVDKGRSRQVGSTGLGLSIVRHICQAHGGRVEVQSAPGRGSTFQMFLPALGNGPQADEQQPLARS, encoded by the coding sequence GTGCCTCACCTGTTTCCCGCCCCGGCGACTCTCAATACGGCTCAGATCGGCGCCACGCTGGTCGTGACGGACGCCGGCGCCGACTCGCTGCTCGTCGCGTGCATCGCGCTGGCCGCGCTGGCGATCGTGCTCGCGGGCCTGCTGATGGCCCGCGCGCGGCGCGAGCGGCGCGACCTCGAGCGGCTGCAGTGGGGGGCGGAGCGGTTTGCCCGAGGCAAACTCGATCGACGCATCAGCACTATCGGCTCTGAAGCGGTGGCCCGGGTCGCGGAAGCAATGAACCACATGGCCTCCCAACTCGACGAGCGATTCCAGGCGGTCGTCCGGCAGCGCAACGAACTTGAAGCCGTCCTCTCGAGCATGGTCGAGGGCGTCATCGCCGTAGACGCCGAAGAGCGCGTGATGACCATGAACCGGGCGGCGTCGAAACTGCTCGGGATCGAGCCGGCCTCGGCAATCGACCGCAGCATTCAGGCCGTGGTCCGCAGTTCAGCGCTGCATCGGCTCGTTTCCGAAGCGCTCACGGCCGCCGGGCCGGTCGAGGGTGAAGTGATCGTACGAAGAGCCGAGGGAGCCGGCGAAGCCCGCGAAGCCGAACGTATCCTGCTCGTGACGGCGACCGTGCTCCACGGAGCGGCGGAAGGGCGGATCGGCGCGCTGCTCGTGCTCAACGACGTCACGCAGTTGCGCCGACTTGAAACCGTCCGTCGCGACTTCGTCGCCAACGTCTCCCATGAGATGCGCACGCCGATCACCGCAGTCAAGGGCGCGGTTGAGACGCTGCTTGATCATTCCGAGCACAGCCCCGAAGACGTGCAGAGACTGCTTGAGATCATCCGCCGCCATGCGGACCGGATGTTCGCCATCCTCGAAGACCTGCTCACGCTGGCCAGACTCGACCAGCAGGAAGGCCGCGCGGCTCTGGAGGTTGAGCCGGGTGCGGTGTCCTCACTCATCAACAGCGCCGTCGAGGCGTGCCAGATGCTGGCCGACGCGAGGCAGACGAAGATTCACACCGAGTGCGAGCCGGAGTTGCGCGTGCGCATGAACCGGCAACTGCTCGAACAGGCGCTGGTGAACCTCATCGAGAATGCCATCAAGTACAGCCCGCCGGGCAGCGAGGTGCATGTCGTGGGCGCGGCGGTGGATGGGGGCGTGGCAATCTCCGTCGTCGATCGGGGCGAGGGGATCGAGCCCCAGCACCTCTCGCGCATCTTCGAGCGCTTCTACCGCGTGGACAAGGGCCGCAGCCGGCAGGTCGGCAGCACCGGCCTGGGGTTGTCGATCGTCCGCCACATCTGCCAGGCGCACGGCGGGCGGGTCGAAGTGCAGAGCGCGCCCGGTCGGGGCAGCACTTTTCAGATGTTCCTGCCAGCCCTGGGCAACGGGCCGCAAGCCGATGAGCAGCAGCCCCTTGCACGATCGTAA
- the pstS gene encoding phosphate ABC transporter substrate-binding protein PstS translates to MNLISRGASAVACAATLLVAAGMPAGAAGAEAAVGSEIRLAGSGATFPAPFYKRLVAEYQLLHPDILIDYASIGSGGGIKNITDKTVDFAGSDAPMSKRELEAAGGADNLIEIPSCAGGVVPTYNLPGVEGDIRFTGELLAEIYMGKVTRWNDRAIASLNHGVKLPDTAITPVWRTDGSGTTFIFTNYLATQSDEFTSTIGMGKQVKWPLGQGGKGNEGVTAVVQKTPGALGYVEQGYADNNDLAYGYVQNRDGNMVKASPESVSMAGAGAVSKMSGAILAADIWNQPGSDAYPIASFTYLIVYRDLNNLENKEEAQALVDFLWWATHDGQKFAEELDYAPLAKPVQKKVEGALRMLTYKGERLKVGQ, encoded by the coding sequence ATGAACCTGATTTCACGTGGGGCCAGTGCGGTGGCGTGTGCCGCGACTCTGCTTGTGGCGGCGGGCATGCCGGCCGGTGCGGCTGGGGCGGAAGCGGCCGTCGGGTCGGAGATCCGGCTGGCCGGCTCGGGCGCGACATTCCCTGCTCCGTTCTACAAGAGGCTCGTCGCCGAGTACCAGCTGTTGCATCCAGACATCCTCATCGACTACGCGTCGATCGGCTCAGGCGGCGGCATCAAGAACATCACCGACAAGACCGTCGATTTTGCCGGCAGCGACGCCCCCATGAGCAAGAGGGAGTTGGAAGCCGCAGGGGGCGCTGACAACCTTATCGAAATCCCCTCGTGCGCCGGCGGCGTCGTACCGACTTACAACCTGCCGGGCGTCGAGGGCGACATCCGCTTTACTGGCGAACTGCTGGCCGAGATCTACATGGGCAAGGTCACCCGGTGGAACGATCGCGCCATCGCGTCGCTCAACCACGGCGTGAAACTGCCCGACACGGCGATCACGCCGGTGTGGCGGACCGACGGTTCGGGCACGACGTTCATCTTCACCAACTACCTTGCCACCCAGAGCGACGAGTTTACCTCGACCATCGGCATGGGCAAGCAGGTGAAGTGGCCTCTGGGCCAGGGCGGCAAGGGCAACGAAGGTGTGACGGCGGTCGTGCAGAAGACGCCCGGCGCGCTGGGCTACGTCGAGCAGGGCTACGCCGACAACAACGATCTCGCCTACGGCTACGTGCAGAATCGCGACGGGAACATGGTCAAGGCTTCTCCCGAGAGCGTCTCGATGGCCGGCGCCGGTGCCGTCTCGAAGATGAGCGGCGCGATCCTCGCCGCAGACATCTGGAATCAGCCCGGCAGCGACGCCTACCCCATCGCCTCGTTCACGTACCTGATCGTCTACCGGGATCTGAACAACCTGGAGAACAAGGAAGAGGCGCAGGCGCTCGTGGACTTCCTCTGGTGGGCCACGCATGACGGGCAGAAGTTCGCCGAGGAACTCGACTACGCTCCCCTTGCGAAGCCGGTGCAGAAGAAAGTCGAAGGAGCCCTGCGGATGCTCACCTACAAGGGCGAGCGCCTCAAGGTCGGCCAGTAA
- a CDS encoding Na/Pi cotransporter family protein encodes MLTGTAPGDAMALLTLAQGEVDALAGLVLMVIGGLGLFLLGMKNLSDGMQAIAGNSLRKMISAVTDNRLLAVGTGTAVTCFLQSSSITTVLVVGFVNSGLMLLHQAIGVIMGANIGTTITGWILVLHVGKYGLPMLGAAALAFLFTKRERVRYAAMAIMGLGMVFFGLELMKDGFKPVREIPAFVDAFAWFAADSYFGVLKCAAVGCLLTLIVQSSSATLAITISLASTGVIPFETAAALVLGENIGTTITAVLASIGATTNAKRAAYAHVLFNVIGVAWITTIFALYLRGVDWFVHKDAGYHPLGLTHEGVASEAEFEQVMTLAIATTHTGFNVLNTILFLPFVRLFARALERLVPAKATKETAHLSSLDVRMLETPLIAIEQSHAEILKMAAGASKMMTWAARIIFTNEKDDRRIEKLFHREEVLDAMEHEVVHFLSDLLSGGVPHSVIEESRRQLRVADEMESISDTIAVIVKAELKIRNAGFELTDTQRKDLESLHMLVSDYLLLVIDAFEHNRVDVISRAHSAGAAVTKRIKDLRSIHLTSLSATRIEPIVSTSYLTMLLNYRRLKDHCLNVAEAVAGDK; translated from the coding sequence ATGTTGACCGGCACCGCCCCTGGCGACGCGATGGCGCTACTCACGCTGGCCCAGGGCGAAGTGGATGCGCTCGCTGGTCTGGTGCTGATGGTCATCGGCGGGCTCGGTCTGTTCCTGCTGGGGATGAAAAATCTCTCCGACGGAATGCAGGCCATCGCCGGCAACAGCCTGCGCAAGATGATCAGCGCTGTGACCGACAACCGCCTGCTGGCGGTGGGCACGGGTACGGCGGTGACCTGCTTCCTCCAGTCGAGTTCGATCACGACCGTGCTGGTGGTGGGCTTCGTCAACAGCGGGCTGATGCTCCTGCATCAGGCCATCGGCGTCATCATGGGCGCCAACATCGGCACGACGATCACCGGCTGGATCCTTGTGCTGCACGTGGGCAAGTACGGCCTGCCGATGCTCGGCGCGGCGGCACTGGCATTTCTGTTCACAAAGCGAGAGCGCGTCCGCTACGCGGCGATGGCGATCATGGGCCTGGGCATGGTGTTCTTCGGCCTGGAGCTCATGAAAGACGGGTTCAAGCCCGTCCGCGAGATTCCTGCGTTCGTCGATGCTTTCGCGTGGTTTGCCGCCGACTCGTACTTTGGGGTGCTCAAGTGCGCGGCGGTCGGGTGTCTGCTGACGCTCATCGTCCAGTCGTCCTCGGCGACGCTGGCCATTACCATCAGCCTCGCATCCACGGGCGTTATCCCCTTTGAAACCGCGGCGGCGCTCGTGCTCGGTGAGAACATCGGCACGACGATCACCGCGGTGCTGGCGTCGATCGGCGCCACAACCAACGCCAAACGGGCCGCGTACGCGCACGTGCTTTTCAATGTCATCGGCGTGGCGTGGATCACCACCATTTTTGCGCTCTACCTCAGGGGCGTGGATTGGTTCGTCCACAAGGATGCCGGCTATCACCCCCTGGGCCTCACGCACGAGGGCGTCGCGAGTGAAGCGGAATTCGAGCAGGTGATGACGCTGGCGATCGCCACGACGCACACCGGCTTTAACGTACTCAATACGATTCTCTTTCTGCCGTTCGTCAGGCTGTTTGCTCGCGCGCTCGAGCGGCTCGTTCCCGCCAAGGCCACCAAGGAAACGGCCCATCTCTCGTCGCTGGACGTGCGCATGCTCGAGACGCCGCTGATCGCCATTGAACAGTCGCACGCCGAGATTCTCAAGATGGCGGCCGGGGCGTCGAAGATGATGACCTGGGCGGCGCGGATCATCTTCACCAACGAGAAGGATGACCGGCGAATCGAAAAGCTCTTCCACCGCGAGGAGGTTCTCGACGCGATGGAGCACGAAGTCGTGCACTTCCTCTCGGATCTGCTCTCGGGCGGCGTGCCGCACAGCGTGATCGAAGAGAGCCGGCGCCAGCTGCGCGTTGCGGACGAAATGGAGTCGATCAGCGACACCATCGCGGTCATCGTCAAAGCCGAACTGAAGATCCGCAACGCCGGGTTCGAACTCACCGATACGCAGCGCAAAGACCTCGAAAGCCTGCACATGCTCGTCTCCGATTACTTGTTGCTGGTAATCGACGCGTTCGAGCACAACCGCGTGGATGTGATCAGCCGGGCCCATTCCGCAGGCGCCGCGGTGACCAAGCGCATCAAGGACCTGCGCAGCATTCACCTGACGAGCCTCTCGGCGACGCGCATCGAGCCGATTGTGAGCACTTCGTATCTGACCATGCTGCTCAATTACCGCCGGCTCAAGGATCACTGCCTCAACGTCGCCGAGGCAGTCGCGGGCGATAAGTGA
- the pstA gene encoding phosphate ABC transporter permease PstA, with protein MPATGRIKYERNARPLYQAYLRVSNRVFMSLCVLFTVLILGVLALVTLYLLSKGFSHISLAFFTEVEIAEGMEGSPGGMAHALVGTGILIALASGVGIPLGMLAGIYLSEYSSNSWLGAPTRFIADVLSGVPSIVVGILGYELLVVPIGNANGFAGAMALAFIMVPIVARTTEEMLRLVPGSYREASIALGATKARTIFKVVLPAASGSVITGIMLAVARVAGETAPLLFTAGASRLMTLDPSEPFPSLTVAVFQFATGPFRDQQELAWAGIVILIVLIFIVNLTIRLAVHRLQAKRFATA; from the coding sequence ATGCCTGCAACCGGTCGCATCAAGTACGAACGCAACGCCAGGCCGCTCTACCAGGCGTACCTGCGCGTGAGCAATCGCGTGTTTATGAGCCTGTGCGTTCTGTTTACGGTGCTCATTCTCGGCGTGCTCGCGCTCGTGACGCTCTACCTGCTCTCCAAGGGTTTCAGTCACATCAGCCTCGCCTTCTTTACCGAGGTTGAGATCGCCGAAGGCATGGAAGGATCGCCCGGCGGCATGGCGCACGCGCTGGTCGGCACCGGCATTCTCATCGCGCTGGCCAGCGGCGTCGGCATTCCGCTGGGCATGCTCGCGGGCATCTACCTCTCCGAATACAGCAGCAATTCGTGGCTGGGCGCGCCCACGCGATTCATCGCCGACGTGCTCTCGGGCGTGCCGAGCATCGTCGTGGGCATTCTCGGCTACGAACTGCTCGTGGTGCCCATCGGCAACGCCAACGGGTTCGCCGGCGCCATGGCGCTGGCGTTCATCATGGTGCCCATCGTGGCCCGCACGACCGAAGAGATGCTGCGGCTCGTGCCGGGCAGTTATCGCGAAGCGTCGATCGCGCTTGGGGCCACCAAGGCGCGAACGATCTTCAAGGTGGTGCTGCCGGCCGCGTCGGGCAGCGTCATCACGGGCATTATGCTCGCCGTGGCCCGTGTCGCCGGCGAGACGGCGCCGCTGCTCTTCACGGCGGGCGCCAGCCGCCTGATGACGCTCGATCCGAGCGAGCCGTTTCCGTCGCTCACGGTCGCGGTGTTCCAGTTCGCCACCGGCCCGTTCCGCGACCAGCAGGAGCTGGCGTGGGCGGGGATCGTCATTCTCATCGTTCTCATCTTCATCGTCAATCTCACCATCCGGCTCGCCGTGCACCGCCTGCAGGCGAAGCGCTTCGCCACGGCGTAG
- a CDS encoding twin-arginine translocase TatA/TatE family subunit has translation MLSLALFGLPGGSEWIVIGLIALLVFGKRLPEVGRSLGQGIVQFKKGLKGIEDEVESASNRRDEDAPLKPYDKRLGGDEAELRRLQEQGAAPTQFKQERAASEPSA, from the coding sequence ATGCTCAGCCTCGCTCTGTTCGGCTTGCCCGGCGGTTCGGAATGGATCGTCATCGGCCTCATCGCCCTGCTCGTGTTCGGCAAGCGCCTGCCCGAAGTCGGCCGCTCGCTGGGCCAGGGGATCGTGCAGTTCAAGAAGGGCCTCAAGGGCATCGAGGACGAGGTGGAATCCGCGTCCAACCGCCGCGACGAAGACGCGCCGCTCAAGCCCTACGACAAGCGCCTCGGCGGTGATGAAGCCGAACTCCGCCGCCTCCAGGAGCAAGGCGCCGCCCCCACCCAGTTCAAACAGGAACGTGCCGCCAGCGAACCGTCGGCCTAG
- the pstC gene encoding phosphate ABC transporter permease subunit PstC, which produces MSVLLMLAALLVVLSIAAWPSIEEYGLKFLVTTDWRPNELNVPMKGADGRVLIEDGEVVMETIPPSFGALPVIYGTAVSSLLALLIAVPLSFGAALFLVRLCPRRLVGSISFLVEFLAAIPSIAYGMWGLFVLGPAMRNYIEPGLRAALSWIPGVNAWLFENTARRGSTVITSEVPLTGSDMFTGGVVLAIMILPIITAISRDVLRSVPRAQIEGTLALGATWWQSSWEMLRYSRSALFGAVMLGLARASGETMAITMVIGNNNQINPSLFAPAQTMSSLLANEFAEASTEIHRAALCEVALILLVMSLLFNVVARWLVVGKGSRTAAAF; this is translated from the coding sequence GTGAGCGTCCTCTTGATGCTCGCAGCGCTGCTCGTCGTCCTGTCCATTGCGGCGTGGCCGAGCATCGAGGAGTACGGCCTGAAATTCCTCGTCACCACCGACTGGCGGCCGAACGAACTCAATGTGCCCATGAAGGGCGCCGACGGACGCGTCCTCATTGAAGACGGCGAAGTCGTGATGGAGACGATTCCGCCGAGTTTCGGCGCGCTGCCGGTGATCTATGGCACCGCGGTGAGCTCGCTGCTGGCCCTGCTGATTGCCGTGCCGCTCAGTTTCGGCGCCGCGCTGTTTCTGGTGCGTCTGTGTCCGAGGCGGCTCGTCGGCTCGATTTCCTTTCTCGTTGAGTTCCTCGCGGCCATTCCGTCGATCGCATACGGCATGTGGGGGCTTTTTGTGCTCGGGCCGGCGATGCGGAACTACATCGAGCCGGGCTTGCGAGCTGCGCTTTCGTGGATTCCCGGCGTCAACGCCTGGCTGTTTGAGAACACGGCACGCCGCGGCTCGACGGTGATCACCTCCGAAGTGCCGCTCACGGGCAGCGACATGTTTACGGGCGGCGTCGTGCTGGCGATCATGATCCTGCCGATCATCACGGCCATCAGCCGCGACGTGCTCCGGAGCGTGCCGCGAGCCCAGATCGAAGGCACGCTGGCTCTGGGCGCCACATGGTGGCAGAGTTCCTGGGAGATGCTGCGCTACAGCCGCTCGGCCTTGTTCGGCGCGGTGATGCTCGGCCTGGCGAGGGCGTCGGGCGAGACCATGGCCATCACGATGGTCATCGGCAACAACAACCAGATCAACCCATCGCTCTTCGCGCCGGCGCAAACCATGAGCAGTCTGCTGGCCAACGAATTCGCCGAGGCGAGCACCGAAATCCACCGCGCCGCTCTGTGCGAGGTCGCGCTCATCCTGCTCGTCATGTCACTGCTGTTCAACGTCGTCGCCCGCTGGCTCGTCGTTGGAAAGGGATCGAGAACCGCGGCGGCGTTTTGA
- a CDS encoding response regulator transcription factor produces MSKGHILVVDDEEDLLELVAYNLRREGYEVDCVTTGETALRAARSKRVDLILLDLMLPGADGLEVCRALRSDPQTRDISIVMLTAKGDEADIVAGIELGADDYITKPFSPRVLLARIRAVLRRHSQSEPIDDSALVRVHQLEIDPVRHEVTVEKRRLDLTITEFRVLSWLARHPGRVFTRQQIIDAVRGDDYPVTERSVDVQIVALRRKLGKCGDYIETIRGVGYRFKE; encoded by the coding sequence ATGTCCAAGGGGCACATCTTGGTGGTGGATGACGAGGAGGACCTCCTCGAACTTGTGGCGTACAACCTGAGGCGGGAAGGCTATGAAGTGGACTGCGTTACGACCGGCGAGACCGCCCTGCGCGCCGCCCGGTCGAAGCGCGTCGATCTGATTCTGCTCGATCTCATGCTGCCCGGCGCCGATGGGCTGGAGGTCTGCCGGGCCCTGCGGAGCGATCCGCAGACGCGCGACATCTCGATTGTGATGCTCACCGCCAAGGGCGATGAGGCAGACATCGTGGCCGGCATCGAACTCGGGGCCGACGACTACATTACCAAGCCCTTCAGCCCGCGGGTGCTGCTGGCGCGCATCAGGGCGGTGCTTCGCCGCCACAGCCAGTCGGAGCCCATCGACGACAGCGCGCTGGTCCGTGTCCACCAGTTGGAAATCGACCCGGTCCGCCACGAAGTGACCGTGGAGAAGCGGAGACTCGACCTCACGATCACCGAGTTTCGCGTGCTCTCCTGGCTGGCGCGTCATCCGGGACGCGTATTCACACGCCAGCAGATTATCGACGCCGTGCGCGGCGACGATTATCCGGTGACGGAGAGGTCCGTGGATGTGCAGATCGTGGCGCTTCGCCGCAAACTTGGCAAGTGCGGGGACTACATCGAGACGATTCGAGGGGTAGGCTATCGCTTCAAGGAGTGA
- the pstB gene encoding phosphate ABC transporter ATP-binding protein: MSHVTRSRAVPEPGGVQRAAGAAAEPSNLGLLAAIARGEAVQTDTHEQLQTESEVVGINAFSLFYGAKQALFDVTMKVPEGKVTSLIGPSGCGKSTLIRSVNRLNDLIDNIRIEGSMSYRGVDIYGRDVNVIELRKRLGMVFQKSNPFPMSIFENVIYSLRIDGERDRRVLAEVCERSLRGAALWDEVKDRLHETALGLSGGQQQRLCIARAIAAEPEVLLMDEPCSALDPIATGKVEDLIHELKGEYTVLIVTHNMQQAARVSDYTAFMYLGHVIEYGPTVDIFTNPHVPETSDYVTGRFG; the protein is encoded by the coding sequence ATGAGTCACGTCACGAGATCCCGCGCAGTTCCCGAGCCAGGCGGCGTTCAGCGCGCCGCCGGCGCGGCTGCCGAGCCGTCGAACTTGGGGCTTCTCGCAGCCATCGCCCGCGGCGAGGCGGTGCAGACGGACACGCACGAGCAGTTGCAGACCGAGAGCGAAGTCGTGGGCATCAACGCCTTTTCGCTCTTTTACGGCGCCAAGCAGGCGCTCTTCGACGTGACGATGAAGGTCCCCGAGGGAAAGGTCACGTCGCTCATCGGTCCGTCCGGCTGCGGCAAGAGTACGCTGATCCGCTCTGTGAACCGTCTCAACGACCTCATCGACAACATCCGCATCGAAGGCTCCATGTCCTATCGCGGCGTCGATATCTACGGACGCGATGTGAATGTGATCGAACTTCGCAAGCGCCTGGGCATGGTCTTCCAGAAGTCCAATCCGTTTCCCATGAGCATCTTCGAGAACGTCATCTACTCGCTGCGCATCGACGGCGAGCGCGACCGGCGCGTGCTGGCCGAAGTGTGCGAGCGCAGCCTGCGCGGCGCGGCGCTGTGGGACGAAGTGAAAGACCGGCTGCACGAGACGGCCCTTGGCCTCTCGGGCGGGCAGCAGCAGCGGCTGTGCATCGCGCGCGCCATCGCCGCCGAGCCCGAGGTGCTGCTCATGGATGAGCCGTGCTCGGCGCTCGATCCGATCGCCACGGGCAAGGTCGAAGACCTCATTCACGAACTCAAAGGCGAGTACACGGTCCTCATCGTGACGCACAACATGCAGCAGGCCGCCCGCGTGAGCGACTACACCGCCTTCATGTATCTCGGCCACGTGATCGAGTATGGGCCGACCGTCGATATCTTTACGAACCCGCATGTGCCCGAGACGTCCGACTACGTGACGGGCCGCTTTGGCTGA
- a CDS encoding NAD(P)-dependent glycerol-3-phosphate dehydrogenase: protein MEDRSAIRRVAVIGDGQMGIVLAMILDFGQVPVTLWGRSAEHIADLQRHRTSERHLPGVRIPETITTTADEDEALRDADLVVCAVPTQFIRPVFKRFAGRIPPGVGVVSASKGIENGTLLRPTCVIAEVIGDGSVRPLATLCGPTIAEELTRRLPATMVAACESHDFAVVVQGLFSAPWMRIYTLTDMLGVELAGATKNVIAIAAGIVDGLELGYNAKSALLARGLAEITRLGVAMGASAETFFGIAGVGDLATTCFSPLGRNRSCGEALGRGRSLSQYLHSTQSVVEGVATTQSVTALARQHGVEMPITEAVHAVLFERLPPKQAIAMLMERESKPERIG from the coding sequence GTGGAGGATCGTTCTGCAATCCGCAGGGTCGCCGTCATCGGCGACGGCCAGATGGGCATCGTGCTGGCGATGATCCTCGATTTCGGCCAGGTGCCCGTCACGCTCTGGGGCCGCAGTGCCGAGCACATTGCCGACCTGCAGCGCCATCGCACATCGGAGCGCCACCTGCCCGGCGTGCGGATTCCCGAGACCATCACCACTACCGCTGATGAAGACGAAGCGCTGCGAGACGCCGACCTCGTTGTCTGCGCCGTGCCGACGCAATTCATCCGTCCCGTCTTCAAGCGATTCGCCGGCCGCATTCCGCCCGGCGTCGGCGTGGTGAGCGCCTCCAAGGGCATCGAAAACGGCACGCTGCTGCGGCCGACCTGCGTCATTGCCGAGGTCATCGGCGACGGTTCGGTTCGGCCGCTCGCGACGCTGTGCGGACCCACCATCGCCGAAGAACTCACGCGGCGTCTTCCCGCAACGATGGTCGCCGCCTGCGAGTCGCACGACTTCGCCGTGGTCGTGCAGGGGCTCTTCAGCGCTCCGTGGATGCGCATCTATACGCTGACGGATATGCTGGGTGTTGAACTGGCCGGCGCGACCAAGAACGTCATCGCCATCGCGGCAGGCATCGTGGACGGGCTCGAACTGGGCTACAACGCCAAATCCGCCTTGCTGGCGCGCGGCCTGGCGGAGATCACGCGACTGGGCGTCGCCATGGGCGCTTCGGCCGAGACATTCTTCGGCATCGCTGGCGTCGGCGACCTCGCCACCACCTGCTTCAGCCCCCTCGGGCGCAACCGCTCCTGCGGCGAAGCGCTCGGACGCGGCCGCTCGCTTTCGCAGTATCTTCACTCGACGCAGTCAGTCGTGGAAGGCGTGGCGACGACGCAGTCCGTCACGGCGCTGGCCAGACAGCACGGCGTCGAGATGCCGATCACCGAAGCGGTGCACGCCGTCCTCTTCGAGCGTCTGCCTCCGAAGCAGGCGATCGCGATGCTGATGGAGCGGGAATCCAAGCCCGAGCGCATTGGATAG